A window from Syntrophorhabdaceae bacterium encodes these proteins:
- a CDS encoding lipopolysaccharide kinase InaA family protein → MDTVIRASVGPYTITCRHEILLDGEALVAKLLNPHSLMKKGRGEIRVLSLGEGLVACRKYIHGGLLRALTGDAFLSEKRAASELEVMTHLENHGFPTVKPYGYITKRRLFAKDLYLLTVFEEDAVDLVEFMNTSNRRTRMRVIRDLAHIIFNMCRLGVYHPDLHLKNALVTKGRGLRLLDFDRAYRKAVTKCDIKRMFWRLNRFAEKRERAGDLVVTLQEKVLFLKVFERLSGYSLIQEMQKQLGLRHLMYRLGWWMENTLYGKKRESRNSPQS, encoded by the coding sequence ATGGACACGGTTATACGGGCATCTGTGGGTCCTTATACGATTACCTGTCGCCACGAAATCTTGCTTGACGGCGAGGCCCTCGTGGCTAAGTTATTGAACCCCCACTCGCTCATGAAAAAGGGAAGAGGAGAAATCAGGGTGCTCTCTCTCGGAGAGGGTCTCGTTGCGTGCAGAAAATACATCCATGGCGGCCTGCTCAGAGCCCTGACAGGGGATGCATTCCTGAGCGAGAAAAGGGCAGCATCAGAACTGGAGGTCATGACGCACCTTGAAAATCATGGCTTTCCGACGGTCAAGCCCTATGGATACATTACAAAAAGAAGGCTCTTTGCCAAAGACCTCTATCTCCTCACCGTATTTGAGGAAGATGCCGTGGATCTGGTGGAGTTCATGAATACATCGAATAGAAGAACAAGGATGAGGGTCATACGGGACCTGGCGCACATTATCTTCAATATGTGCCGACTCGGCGTCTATCATCCTGATCTGCATCTCAAGAATGCCCTTGTTACAAAAGGGCGCGGACTCCGATTACTCGATTTTGACAGGGCCTACCGGAAAGCCGTCACCAAGTGCGATATAAAGCGGATGTTCTGGAGGCTCAACAGGTTTGCAGAAAAGAGGGAGCGGGCGGGAGACCTCGTGGTAACACTTCAAGAAAAGGTATTGTTCCTTAAGGTCTTCGAGCGGCTCTCCGGCTATTCTCTGATACAAGAAATGCAGAAACAATTAGGCCTGAGGCACCTTATGTATCGGCTGGGATGGTGGATGGAAAACACACTCTACGGCAAGAAACGCGAAAGCCGAAACTCACCCCAATCATAG
- a CDS encoding ATP-binding protein, whose amino-acid sequence MILDEFPEFKRNALDSLRQPLEDGDVMISRVNHAITFPARFMLVAAMNPCPCGYFADTRRSCTCSGSQIHKYRSRISGPLLDRMDIHIEVPPVTIRELSLDREEESSVLIRERVVNARRIQAERFKGKKIYANSQMPTRIIKKHCGLGEDAHNLLEKAIEKFGLSPRAYHRILKVARTIADIEGLEHIEEPHVAEALQYRVLDKRLVS is encoded by the coding sequence CGATGAGTTCCCCGAATTTAAACGCAATGCACTCGATTCGTTGAGACAGCCGCTCGAGGACGGAGATGTAATGATCTCCCGGGTTAATCACGCTATTACGTTCCCGGCGCGTTTCATGCTTGTGGCTGCCATGAACCCTTGCCCCTGTGGATACTTCGCGGATACGCGACGGTCCTGCACGTGTAGCGGCTCCCAGATTCACAAATACCGGTCTCGCATTTCGGGGCCGCTCCTTGACAGAATGGATATCCACATCGAGGTGCCGCCGGTCACGATCCGTGAGCTCTCACTCGACAGGGAAGAGGAGTCATCGGTCCTTATCAGGGAAAGGGTCGTGAATGCAAGAAGAATCCAGGCTGAGCGGTTCAAAGGCAAAAAAATATATGCCAACAGCCAGATGCCTACACGGATCATAAAGAAACACTGCGGGCTCGGAGAGGACGCTCACAATCTTCTTGAAAAGGCCATCGAAAAGTTCGGCCTCTCGCCCAGGGCCTATCATAGAATACTGAAGGTGGCCCGCACCATAGCAGACATCGAAGGGTTGGAGCACATTGAAGAGCCGCACGTGGCAGAGGCCCTCCAGTACCGCGTCCTCGATAAACGGCTCGTCTCATAG